ACTTCATGGTATTGCGTTTTAATGACTTGTTTAACGGCCATGATTGCCCGTAGGTCTTTGACTGCTCGAGTAATCTTTTGCTGCTCGGTTGGTGAATACTTTTCTAGTAGAGCTTGATCAACGTGTTCTAGACTTTCTAAGCTATCATCATGAATCATCAGCGTATATTTCAGTTCGATTTTGACTTCCTTTTCTTGTTGCATTAATAACTTCCAGCCAACGTATGGCCGTTTGGTAAAGGTCAATAATTGTCGGGTCAATAAATCATCACGAATATTCATTAAACGTTCGTTTAATTCACTGCCTTTGAAAATCGTTTGTTCACTATTAGTTTCTTTAATCAATTCCCGTCGTTCAGCCGCGGTTGTCTGTTCAAAATCAAGCTCTGGATAAAGTTTTTTAGTCGTGCGATCAACTACTTTATTTAAGAGCTCATCTGCTTTTTTTAGTGAACTTTCTTGTTGGTTAATTGTCAATAATTGCTTAGTGACATCTTCACCAACAGCGTGCTTAATTAAGGTACTGTTTTTCCAATTAAATAGCATGCGCCGCTTATCATCTAAACTTTCCAAACTAATATAAGTTTTCAGTTCGTGGCTTAACTCTTTGACCACTTTTTTCTCGTTAAACGAGAAGTGTTTACTTAGGCTATCTAAGTGACCTCGATTAGCTACTTTTTCCTGCATATTTTTATAGCTAGCTTTGGACTTACGATAGTTCTTAACTTGTTGATTAAATGCCTTTCTTTCATGCCGTTTGCTATTGATTCCCTCGTGTTGCATTGGTGTGTCAGCTATTCCCTGTTCCACAAATGATTTTTCACTGATCCGATCAGGAATGTTTTTTTGCTCTAAAGCCTGATTTACACTTGCCGCCCAATTGTGCCGCCATTCAGTTATTTTTTCTTTTTTATCCCAATCAACCAACCAAATTTTTCGGTTTCTCACATTCCCTGCAGGGGTCTTAGTTTTATTACCATGACTATCTAAAATGTATTCTGTTTTTGTTTTCTGTCCCCAAGTACCATCGGGGTTAAATGGGCGATTGGTTAACATCACGTGTGCGTGTGGATTATCTGGGTGATCACGATGAATCGCTACATCGGCTACCATGCCTTGATCAACAAAGTTTTCTTGCACGTATTTAGTTAATAATGTTTTTTGTTCATCTACACTTAACTCAATTGGTAAAGCCACGTTAAACTCTTTTGCATACCGTGAGTTTGATTTACGGTCTTTCTTTTCAACTTCATTCCACAACTGCTCTCGATCACTCGCCCATTCAGGTGAATTTTTTGGCGTCAAAATAAAGCTTTCTGGCATGATCGATCGGGCATAAAAATAGTGGCGACCTTCCTTATCATCAAATAGCTTTTCACCACTTCGATAAGCAGCACTGGCAATGGCACTTCGTCCTTTACCGGCACTAATATTACTAAAACTCATATGAAAGATTGCCATATCAGTCACCTTCTCACTTTGGTTCTATGGGTTTAACTTTGTTGTCGCCATCGGCGACTTCTAATACAGGTTTTAATGGGTTTAGCACAACGTCATTTTTGATGACGTGTAAGTGCGCATTGACCTCGTTTAACTCGAACAATGATTCCTTAATATCTATTATTATTTTACTATTTTTTTAGTGGGTATTCAACTAACCAGTTGTCATTAATTATTTTTAGTGATAATATTTAAGTGACTTTACTAAGCGATTTAGGAGGAAACTGTTATGTCATTAACCAAATTTCAAAAACAACAACAACAATTTGAAGAACTTAACCGAAAAATAAAGGCTGAAAAAGTTAAGATTGAACAGAACTTAGGTAAGCAAATTATTAAGCAAGCTAATTTAGACTATGCTAATTTATCTAATGCTGAAATAAAAGCCCTCGCTCAAAAAGTTTCTAACTTTCTAAAAAATAATCAAGCCTAAATTGGTGGTGTTTCAAATGACTAATCAATATGAAAAGTTGGTCAACCAGCAAGCACGTTTAAAGAAAAAAATAGAACAAGAGAATTTCAAACTTCGCCAATCAGAATATTATGAAAATGCTAAAAAAAGAAAAGAAC
The nucleotide sequence above comes from Liquorilactobacillus hordei DSM 19519. Encoded proteins:
- the mobQ gene encoding MobQ family relaxase → MAIFHMSFSNISAGKGRSAIASAAYRSGEKLFDDKEGRHYFYARSIMPESFILTPKNSPEWASDREQLWNEVEKKDRKSNSRYAKEFNVALPIELSVDEQKTLLTKYVQENFVDQGMVADVAIHRDHPDNPHAHVMLTNRPFNPDGTWGQKTKTEYILDSHGNKTKTPAGNVRNRKIWLVDWDKKEKITEWRHNWAASVNQALEQKNIPDRISEKSFVEQGIADTPMQHEGINSKRHERKAFNQQVKNYRKSKASYKNMQEKVANRGHLDSLSKHFSFNEKKVVKELSHELKTYISLESLDDKRRMLFNWKNSTLIKHAVGEDVTKQLLTINQQESSLKKADELLNKVVDRTTKKLYPELDFEQTTAAERRELIKETNSEQTIFKGSELNERLMNIRDDLLTRQLLTFTKRPYVGWKLLMQQEKEVKIELKYTLMIHDDSLESLEHVDQALLEKYSPTEQQKITRAVKDLRAIMAVKQVIKTQYHEVLKRAFPKGDLDGLPLIKQEQAYTAVMYYDPVLKPCQAETIEQWQANPPQVFSPQEHQQGLAYLSGQLSLDQLENHHLQRVLKHDGTKQLFFGECKADPTIKNSQIEKIQKQLKEQQAKDDQYRKANMGHYQPLNYKPVSPDYYLKTAFSDAIMTVLYARDEDYERQKQARGLKETEWEMTKKQRQHQTRNRHEDGGMHL